The following proteins come from a genomic window of Balearica regulorum gibbericeps isolate bBalReg1 chromosome 9, bBalReg1.pri, whole genome shotgun sequence:
- the AHSG gene encoding alpha-2-HS-glycoprotein produces MKALVALILLIQLPIHKAVPAAPPAPLGCDDPESEAAAEFAVNYINGHSHHGYKFALNRIDNIRVLPQGLNNEIVFLELDLLETTCHILSPTPLANCTVRSFTQHAVEGDCDVKLQKLDGKLSVLASKCHSHADSSEDVLRLCLDCPLLASLNNTEVLTTVTAALNDHNSKTADAYLRLLEIGRAKIQYHPVHIVYVEFAVAATNCSAEAAKDNAEACQLLPDDQSNFGFCTATMATQPSQNLQVDCQLYGHQPGVTYFQPGQDTSAGLVPSVVQGFTNHNLRLSHNSPVASESSSSEFPTSMLSAKSVAKRAVAEVAQHDKVPRPVGFVPPPPPCPGKIRHFKI; encoded by the exons ATGAAGGCACTAGTAGCTTTAATATTGCTTATTCAGCTTCCAATTCACAAAGCTGTACCAGCAGCTCCCCCTGCTCCCTTGGGCTGTGATGACCCAGaatctgaagcagcagctgaatttGCTGTGAATTATATTAATGGCCACAGTCACCACGGATACAAGTTTGCCTTAAACAGAATCGACAATATCCGCGTGCTACCCCAG gggCTGAATAATGAAATAGTGTTTCTTGAACTTGACTTATTAGAGACCACATGCCACATTCTCAGCCCTACGCCTCTTGCAAATTGCACAGTAAGGAGCTTCACACAGCAT GCAGTTGAGGGTGACTGTGATGTCAAACTGCAGAAGCTGGATGGAAAGCTATCTGTACTTGCTAGTAAATGCCACTCACATGCAG ACTCAAGTGAAGATGTTCTCCGACTCTGCCTGGACTGTCCACTGCTGGCAAGTTTGAATAACACTGAGGTATTAACAACTGTTACAGCTGCACTCAATGACCACAACAGCAAAACTGCTGATGCTTACCTCAGACTCCTTGAGATTGGAAGAGCCAAAATACAG TATCACCCAGTGCATATTGTCTACGTTGAGTTTGCTGTGGCTGCCACGAACtgctcagcagaagcagctaaAGATAATGCGGAGGCTTGTCAACTGCTGCCTGACGATCAGTCT AATTTTGGTTTCTGCACAGCAACAATGGCAACACAGCCCTCACAGAACCTCCAAGTGGATTGCCAGCTCTACGGACATCAG cctgGAGTTACCTACTTTCAACCAGGTCAAGATACATCAGCAGGACTGGTGCCCAGTGTGGTACAAGGCTTCACAAACCATAATCTCAGGCTTTCCCACAATAGCCCTGTTGCATCTGAATCCAGCTCTTCAGAATTTCCTACTTCCATGCTCTCAGCAAAATCTGTAGCAAAGAGAGCAGTTGCAGAGGTTGCTCAGCATGACAAAGTACCTCGCCCAGTTGGCTTtgtacctcctcctcctccatgccCTGGGAAGATTCGCCATTTCAAGATATAG